In the Solanum pennellii chromosome 5, SPENNV200 genome, one interval contains:
- the LOC107019978 gene encoding peroxidase 6, with product MALPLLSIFLFSSLTLFSLTESKLNIDYYNKTCPQFDKIIQQIVVDKQLAAPTTAAGALRLFFHDCMVGGCDASLLISSNSFSQSERDTDINLSLPGDAYDVVTRAKTALELQCPGIVSCADILAVATRDLITMVGGPFYSIRLGRKDSFESYAKDVEGHIARPNMTMDTIINMFASKNLNVQEMVALMGAHTIGFSHCSEFSKRLFKFSQTSESDPTMNPTYVQALQTLCGNNTKDMAAFNDVMTPGKFDNMYYINLQKGLGLLASDQAMIYDQRTKPFVELYAKDQDAFFKAFTHAMEKVSVYQVKLGKMGEVRRRCDVVNQLLVNPNKKIGG from the coding sequence ATGGCATTACCACTTCTctcaattttccttttttcatcTCTAACCTTATTTTCTCTTACGGAATCCAAACTCAATATCGACTATTACAACAAAACATGTCCTCAATTTGATAAAATCATCCAACAAATCGTCGTCGATAAGCAGCTCGCGGCCCCCACCACCGCGGCTGGGGCCCTCCGCCTCTTCTTCCACGATTGCATGGTGGGAGGATGTGACGCGTCGTTGTTGATTTCCTCAAATTCTTTCTCCCAATCAGAGCGTGACACGGATATCAACCTCTCCCTCCCGGGGGACGCTTATGATGTTGTCACACGTGCAAAAACCGCATTAGAACTACAATGCCCTGGCATTGTATCTTGTGCAGATATTTTAGCTGTTGCAACTCGTGACTTGATTACAATGGTTGGAGGTCCATTTTACTCGATTCGCCTAGGGCGAAAAGATAGCTTTGAATCATACGCAAAAGATGTTGAAGGACATATTGCTAGGCCCAACATGACTATGGACACAATAATCAATATGTTTgcatcaaaaaatttaaatgtacaAGAAATGGTGGCATTAATGGGTGCACATACTATAGGATTCTCTCATTGTTCGGAATTTAGTAAGAGATTATTCAAATTTAGTCAGACTTCAGAATCTGATCCTACTATGAACCCTACATATGTACAAGCGCTACAAACCTTATGTGGGAATAACACGAAGGATATGGCTGCGTTCAATGACGTTATGACACCTGGCAAATTCGATAACATGTATTACATAAACTTGCAAAAGGGGCTAGGGTTATTAGCATCTGATCAAGCTATGATTTATGACCAAAGGACAAAGCCATTTGTGGAGCTTTATGCAAAGGATCAAGATGCATTTTTCAAGGCATTTACACATGCAATGGAGAAAGTAAGTGTTTATCAAGTTAAATTAGGGAAAATGGGAGAGGTGAGACGTAGATGTGATGTTGTGAATCAATTACTAGTAAATCCCAACAAGAAAATTggtggttaa